In the genome of Pirellulales bacterium, one region contains:
- a CDS encoding choice-of-anchor M domain-containing protein — protein sequence MNPYRMITCSTTAIVALATLLAATVFSRTVYAESIYSGGHGDIGAAYEIDEPNEFHLHLHAGAGAIVDGSPLIDEEEFHAEDVIIQVPTSSNIGRTAGVLGGSFEAYDFTGAGFNFLGTGVGDNLWVLMFDSADASYYGQPFMGLAAEEGFTPSQWSGSIQFQLSNFSGPGQLSVLSGAFSRRWDTFDNSFANDVINIGPGGHSHFYWAFTEPGTYQVEVTVQGTHNLHGLVTGTDTFTFHVVPEPGSLGLLGLGALGLVGFGARYRVRRGTR from the coding sequence ATGAATCCGTACCGAATGATTACCTGCTCGACGACCGCCATCGTGGCCCTGGCCACCCTGCTGGCCGCTACTGTTTTCTCGCGCACCGTCTACGCCGAGTCGATCTACTCGGGGGGCCACGGAGATATCGGCGCCGCCTACGAAATCGACGAACCCAACGAGTTTCATCTGCACCTGCACGCAGGAGCGGGGGCGATCGTCGACGGTTCTCCCTTGATCGACGAAGAGGAGTTTCATGCCGAAGATGTGATCATCCAGGTCCCGACGAGCTCGAACATCGGCCGCACGGCGGGCGTGCTCGGCGGAAGCTTCGAGGCGTACGACTTTACCGGCGCCGGCTTCAACTTTCTCGGCACGGGTGTCGGCGACAACCTGTGGGTGTTGATGTTCGACTCGGCCGATGCCTCGTACTACGGGCAACCCTTCATGGGATTGGCGGCGGAAGAGGGATTTACCCCCAGTCAGTGGAGCGGCAGCATCCAGTTTCAACTCAGCAATTTCAGCGGTCCCGGCCAATTATCGGTCCTCAGCGGCGCCTTCTCGCGACGCTGGGATACCTTCGACAACTCGTTCGCGAACGATGTGATCAACATCGGGCCGGGGGGGCATAGCCATTTCTATTGGGCCTTTACCGAGCCGGGCACTTATCAGGTGGAAGTCACCGTGCAAGGCACGCACAACCTGCATGGGCTGGTCACGGGGACCGACACGTTCACGTTCCACGTCGTGCCCGAGCCGGGTTCGTTGGGGTTGCTGGGCCTGGGGGCCCTTGGATTAGTCGGCTTCGGCGCGCGATACCGCGTGCGCCGCGGCACCCGTTGA
- a CDS encoding DUF1559 domain-containing protein — translation MQRQRSSQAFSRNAFTLVELLVVIAIIGVLVGLLLPAIQAARGAAHRMQCTNNLKQIGIALHSYHTALGSFPISIAGVGKTAPGQALTGLYSWQALLLPFLEQDPLHRQINFQVNNASSTTAYNPRINADHPNAAAARTVVPTFLCPSDSFIELETMGTARSAGSNYTGNAGWPPYATGIDGTRRVPAQHNGFMGLTSPNPASWHTGATTAAQFTDGLSNTIAVTERLISSYESAADIESGDPRIVSLCGSSAGTKRTLDGYYEEVQYSHMDLSYSKLVGRAWISGSALVGNTYLHALPMNKFNVHVYDGELDGQVMISPSSQHSGGVHVLMGDGRVQFVSEQIDKLIWWSIGSRNGNEVTTEVP, via the coding sequence ATGCAGCGTCAGCGCTCCTCGCAGGCCTTCTCTCGAAATGCCTTTACACTGGTCGAGTTACTCGTCGTCATCGCGATCATCGGCGTGCTGGTGGGGCTATTGCTACCCGCCATTCAAGCCGCGCGGGGAGCCGCGCATCGCATGCAGTGTACGAACAATCTGAAGCAGATCGGCATCGCGCTGCACTCGTATCACACGGCACTGGGATCGTTTCCCATATCGATCGCGGGGGTCGGCAAAACCGCGCCGGGGCAGGCGCTGACCGGGCTCTACAGTTGGCAAGCGCTGCTGCTGCCTTTCCTGGAGCAGGATCCGCTTCACCGCCAGATCAATTTCCAGGTGAATAACGCCAGCTCGACCACGGCGTATAACCCGCGTATTAACGCCGATCATCCGAACGCCGCCGCGGCGCGCACCGTCGTGCCCACGTTTCTCTGCCCCTCGGACAGTTTCATCGAGCTCGAGACGATGGGCACCGCGCGGTCGGCGGGCAGCAACTATACGGGCAACGCCGGTTGGCCCCCCTATGCAACGGGCATCGACGGGACGCGTCGCGTGCCCGCCCAGCACAATGGCTTCATGGGGCTCACCTCCCCCAATCCAGCGTCGTGGCACACGGGCGCCACGACCGCGGCGCAGTTCACCGATGGGTTGTCCAACACGATCGCCGTGACCGAGCGGCTCATCTCCAGCTACGAATCGGCCGCGGACATCGAGTCGGGCGACCCGCGCATCGTCTCGTTGTGCGGCAGCAGCGCCGGCACCAAACGCACGCTCGACGGCTATTACGAGGAGGTTCAATACTCGCACATGGACCTGAGCTATTCCAAGCTCGTCGGCCGGGCCTGGATCTCCGGCTCCGCCCTCGTGGGCAACACCTACCTGCACGCGCTCCCCATGAACAAGTTCAACGTACACGTCTACGACGGCGAGCTCGATGGGCAGGTGATGATCTCGCCCAGCAGTCAGCATTCCGGGGGCGTACACGTCCTCATGGGGGACGGCCGCGTGCAATTCGTCTCCGAACAGATCGACAAATTGATCTGGTGGAGCATCGGCTCGCGCAACGGAAATGAGGTGACTACCGAAGTGCCGTGA
- a CDS encoding alpha/beta hydrolase, whose translation MPRSFAVLVAGLILFALYADKAQAKGPYQVEFRENVECGKAGDEPLTLHLARPIGAPTPAPLVVFIHGGGWRMGNKSNHVREIKLAAEQGFVAASLGYRLAPAHKWPAQIQDCKCAVRWLRANAGELGIDAERVGAVGGSAGGHLSMLLGTLDDAPMLEGEGGHPEQSSKVQAVVSFFGPSDMVDEFRYSSNARALASLVRATGGGGRSLKVGGDTIEGGEAASALEEAGRTVTDFMGGEPRELKEAYRLASPIHQLDKNDAPMLIFHGTRDLLVPWQQSVAMVEKLTAAGVPGRVEIVAGAGHGFDEENQTRAVQATLEFFAEKLKLERD comes from the coding sequence ATGCCACGCTCGTTCGCAGTGCTCGTTGCCGGCCTCATCTTGTTCGCACTCTATGCCGACAAGGCTCAAGCCAAGGGTCCCTATCAGGTCGAGTTCCGCGAAAACGTCGAGTGCGGCAAGGCGGGAGACGAGCCACTCACGCTGCACCTGGCGCGCCCCATCGGCGCACCGACTCCCGCGCCGCTGGTCGTCTTTATCCACGGCGGTGGTTGGCGGATGGGCAATAAGAGCAATCACGTGCGCGAGATCAAGCTGGCTGCCGAGCAGGGCTTCGTCGCCGCGTCGCTCGGCTATCGCCTGGCCCCCGCTCACAAGTGGCCGGCACAAATCCAGGATTGCAAGTGCGCGGTCCGCTGGCTGCGAGCGAATGCCGGTGAGCTCGGCATCGACGCCGAACGGGTGGGAGCCGTCGGTGGATCGGCGGGTGGGCATCTTTCGATGCTCTTGGGCACGCTCGACGACGCGCCGATGCTCGAAGGAGAGGGGGGCCATCCCGAACAGTCGAGCAAGGTGCAGGCCGTGGTCTCTTTCTTTGGTCCCTCGGATATGGTCGACGAGTTTCGCTACTCGTCGAATGCCCGGGCCTTGGCCTCGCTGGTGCGCGCCACGGGGGGCGGTGGTCGTAGCTTAAAGGTCGGCGGCGATACGATCGAAGGAGGCGAAGCCGCCAGTGCGCTCGAGGAAGCGGGGCGCACGGTGACCGATTTCATGGGGGGGGAGCCGCGCGAGTTGAAAGAGGCCTACCGACTTGCCTCGCCCATTCATCAGCTCGACAAGAACGACGCCCCGATGCTCATCTTCCACGGCACGCGCGATCTGCTCGTTCCCTGGCAGCAATCGGTAGCCATGGTCGAAAAGTTGACGGCGGCCGGCGTGCCGGGACGCGTCGAGATCGTCGCCGGCGCTGGCCACGGCTTTGACGAGGAGAACCAGACGCGCGCCGTGCAGGCCACGCTCGAGTTCTTTGCCGAGAAGCTGAAGCTAGAGCGAGACTAA
- the panC gene encoding pantoate--beta-alanine ligase: protein MRALVAAARRAGKTVGVVPTMGALHAGHVSLVEACQRECDFTVVTIFVNRTQFAPHEDFRQYPRTLEADRTALDDYRVDAVFAPADEEIYRAGSDTSIDVGPVARPLEGKFRPTHFAGVATIVAKLFNIITPDRAYFGQKDYQQTLVIRRMTEDLDLPIEICVCPIVREADGLALSSRNVYLSATERRQALALSRSLARASELVAAGERDAGAILASMQGIFAAEPTIAIDYIALADPDTLLPVEELRGSTIAAIAARVGKTRLIDNRLLDPPA from the coding sequence ATGCGGGCCCTGGTGGCGGCCGCACGCCGCGCGGGAAAGACCGTCGGTGTCGTACCGACCATGGGCGCCCTGCACGCGGGGCACGTCAGTCTGGTCGAGGCCTGTCAGCGCGAATGCGATTTCACCGTGGTGACGATCTTCGTCAATCGCACGCAGTTCGCCCCCCACGAAGACTTCCGCCAGTACCCCCGCACGCTGGAAGCCGACCGCACGGCCCTGGACGACTATCGCGTCGATGCGGTGTTTGCTCCCGCGGACGAGGAGATTTACCGGGCTGGTAGCGACACCTCGATCGACGTGGGTCCGGTCGCGCGTCCGCTCGAGGGGAAATTTCGTCCGACCCACTTTGCCGGCGTGGCGACGATCGTGGCCAAGCTGTTCAACATCATCACGCCCGATCGTGCCTACTTCGGTCAAAAGGACTACCAGCAGACCCTCGTGATCCGCCGCATGACCGAGGATCTCGACCTGCCAATCGAGATTTGCGTCTGCCCGATCGTCCGCGAGGCGGACGGCCTTGCCCTCAGCTCGCGCAATGTCTACCTCAGTGCGACGGAGCGGCGGCAGGCACTTGCCTTGTCGCGCAGCCTGGCGCGGGCCAGTGAGCTGGTTGCCGCGGGCGAACGGGATGCGGGGGCGATTCTGGCCAGCATGCAAGGAATCTTCGCCGCAGAACCGACGATCGCGATCGACTATATCGCGCTGGCCGATCCCGATACGCTGCTCCCCGTCGAGGAGCTGCGCGGTTCCACGATTGCCGCCATCGCGGCCCGCGTGGGCAAGACTCGGCTGATCGACAACCGCCTGCTCGACCCGCCGGCGTAG